In Odontesthes bonariensis isolate fOdoBon6 chromosome 20, fOdoBon6.hap1, whole genome shotgun sequence, a genomic segment contains:
- the LOC142370440 gene encoding DNA topoisomerase 2-binding protein 1-like produces the protein MERDEESFVGGSQKPAMPPPARSPEILLLGLQNVKAVMPLDLGCFKSKMFRSVLDKMKAKENLGTPKQNQEGGRRNTLQKEPSLQLDTPSRIFSRDQLFKFSFNIKDALEALETPGGRSKPVEKVDTPLTDLIKRNMKVALANSSRTKVSEMEAGSASPELTKTAEKEVPQQEAGPLTGVVICVGKKLSRMQSKLNAIAASLGADFRWTCDDTVTHYIYQGRVGDNSREYRGVKERGLHVVSQYWLHACADEQRHVPESLYPFTYNPKMSLNMSQVPSNSQRSPPVTRTQPKDNTDPKRDQPELTAVEEAPTLRRVIDGSAELEEMNDPTERRGEQVFQLILNNRSLKNRVI, from the exons ATGG AGAGAGATGAGGAGAGCTTCGTGGGTGGTTCCCAGAAGCCGGCGATGCCTCCACCAGCTCGTTCTCCAGAGATCCTCTTGCTGGGTCTACAGAATGTCAAAGCTGTCATGCCGCTGGATTTAGGGTGCTTTAAGAGCAAAATGTTTCGCTCTGTGTTGGATAAGATGAAGGCTAAAGAGAACCTCGGCACGCCCAAACAAAACCAGGAGGGCGGCAGAAGGAACACGCTTCAGAAGGagccctcgctgcagctggacaCGCCTTCTCGTATTTTCAGCAGAGACCAGCTCTTCAAGTTCTCCTTTAACATCAAG GATGCACTCGAAGCTTTGGAAACTCCAGGTGGGAGATCGAAGCCGGTAGAGAAGGTGGATACTCCACTTACGGACCTTATCAAGAGGAACATGAAAGTGGCTCTGGCCAACAGCTCACGCACCAAAGTCTCCGAAATGGAAGCGGGGTCTGCGAGCCCCGAGCTTACAAAGACCGCTGAGAAGGAG GTGCCACAACAAGAAGCTGGACCCCTGACTGGTGTTGTGATCTGTGTGGGAAAGAAACTGAGCAGAATGCAGAGTAAATTAAATGCTATCGCCGCCTCGCTTGGAGCCGACTTCAG GTGGACGTGTGACGACACGGTGACGCACTACATCTACCAGGGTCGAGTCGGGGACAACAGCCGCGAATACAGAGGAGTGAAAGAAAGAGGGCTGCATGTGGTCTCCCAGTACTGGCTGCATGCT TGTGCCGACGAGCAGAGGCACGTCCCGGAGTCCCTGTACCCTTTCACCTACAACCCCAAGATGAGCCTGAATATGAGCCAAGTGCCAAGCAACTCTCAGAGGTCTCCGCCTGTAACACGAACGCAACCTAAAGACAACACTGACCCCAAGCGTGACCAG CCTGAGCTCACAGCTGTAGAAGAAGCTCCAACTCTGCGCCGTGTGATCGATGGCAGCGCAGAGCTGGAAGAGATGAACGACCCTACTGAAAGGAGGGGTGAGCAGGTTTTCCAGCTGATACTTAATAACAGGTCTTTAAAGAACAGGGTGATTTGA